A genomic stretch from Gemmatimonadota bacterium includes:
- a CDS encoding molybdopterin molybdotransferase MoeA, with the protein MAAIRLSVDDAVAAILAEVAPLPSVPVPLAEALGGVLAEDVTAPFALPQWTNAAMDGYAVHGEDVRGASQDHPATLPVVAHIAAGATAPRALARGEAMRIFTGGPVPEGADTIIRQEDTDRGAEVVRIHDDRDLGRHVRRAGSDVAAGVVVLPRGHDIGPGEISLLAALAITTPPVHRRPFVAIISSGDELASLDDPAPVRAGSRLADSNTPTLAALTHLAGATPLPLGPVPDDPDALIAAIGHAASAELLVTVGGVSVGDHDHVPAVLERLGARLLFRRVLLRPGGPTTAARLPDGRVWIALPGNPVSAMVTFTLFVRPTIRRLLGDTAPRRPALPVTLDSDVERDAVLDLYFRASRQGAGHLVTPLLRATGPVGSALMTTMRGAEFLVCVPAGQGVVPAGTALEAISFP; encoded by the coding sequence ATGGCTGCCATTCGTCTGAGCGTCGACGACGCGGTCGCGGCGATTCTCGCCGAGGTCGCGCCGTTGCCGAGCGTGCCTGTGCCGCTGGCGGAGGCACTCGGCGGTGTGCTCGCCGAGGACGTCACGGCACCGTTCGCGCTGCCGCAATGGACCAACGCCGCGATGGATGGCTATGCCGTGCACGGCGAGGACGTGCGCGGAGCCTCGCAGGACCACCCCGCCACGCTACCGGTCGTCGCGCACATCGCGGCCGGGGCCACCGCGCCGCGGGCACTCGCCCGCGGCGAGGCGATGCGGATCTTCACCGGTGGTCCGGTGCCGGAGGGTGCCGACACGATCATCCGCCAGGAAGACACCGATCGCGGAGCGGAAGTGGTGCGCATCCACGACGACCGTGATCTCGGTCGGCATGTGCGCCGTGCCGGCAGCGACGTCGCGGCCGGCGTGGTCGTGTTGCCGCGTGGCCACGACATCGGACCCGGCGAGATCTCGCTGCTCGCCGCCCTCGCGATCACCACGCCACCCGTGCACCGACGCCCCTTCGTCGCGATCATCAGCAGTGGCGACGAACTCGCCTCGCTCGACGACCCCGCACCGGTCCGTGCTGGCAGCCGACTCGCCGACAGCAACACGCCGACCCTCGCCGCGCTGACCCATCTCGCCGGGGCGACGCCCCTGCCACTCGGCCCCGTCCCCGATGACCCCGATGCGCTCATCGCCGCCATCGGCCACGCGGCCAGCGCGGAACTGCTCGTCACAGTGGGCGGCGTCTCCGTTGGCGATCACGACCACGTGCCCGCGGTCCTGGAACGGCTGGGCGCGCGCCTCCTCTTTCGGCGAGTCCTGCTGCGGCCGGGCGGGCCGACCACGGCGGCACGACTGCCAGATGGCCGCGTCTGGATCGCCCTCCCCGGCAACCCGGTCTCGGCCATGGTGACGTTCACCCTCTTCGTGCGGCCGACGATCCGCCGACTCCTCGGTGACACCGCCCCCCGACGGCCGGCGCTCCCCGTCACGCTGGACAGTGACGTGGAACGGGACGCCGTACTGGACCTCTATTTCCGCGCCAGTCGCCAGGGAGCAGGCCACCTCGTGACCCCCCTGCTCCGGGCCACGGGGCCCGTCGGGTCCGCGCTGATGACTACGATGCGGGGGGCCGAGTTCCTGGTGTGCGTCCCGGCGGGCCAGGGTGTGGTACCCGCCGGAACCGCGCTGGAGGCGATCTCGTTCCCTTGA
- a CDS encoding 6-carboxytetrahydropterin synthase → MRCSLTRVLSFHARHRYHKPAWSEAENARRFGWTSAAPGHGHLYRVEVTVAGPLDPDTQMVIDLPLLDTILTETVAAPLAGRHLAEAVPTFAPGAQLPTCEAIAAWCFARVAERLPADVSVERVLVAEDATLWAECRGPA, encoded by the coding sequence ATGCGCTGCTCGCTGACGCGGGTACTCAGCTTTCACGCCCGCCATCGCTACCACAAGCCGGCGTGGAGCGAGGCCGAGAATGCGCGGCGCTTCGGCTGGACCAGCGCCGCTCCCGGACATGGGCACCTCTATCGCGTCGAGGTCACCGTCGCCGGTCCGCTCGACCCCGACACGCAGATGGTGATCGACCTGCCGCTGCTTGACACGATCCTTACCGAAACAGTCGCGGCCCCGTTGGCGGGCCGCCATCTTGCTGAGGCGGTCCCGACGTTCGCGCCGGGTGCGCAGTTGCCGACCTGTGAGGCGATCGCCGCGTGGTGCTTTGCGCGAGTCGCCGAACGTCTCCCGGCTGACGTGTCAGTGGAGCGCGTGCTGGTGGCCGAGGACGCCACCCTCTGGGCCGAGTGCCGCGGACCCGCCTGA
- a CDS encoding 2,3-bisphosphoglycerate-independent phosphoglycerate mutase — protein MSNARKQSAPVVLVVLDGWGWREETYGNAIAMANTPTWDRLVARAPRTLLNASGLAVGLPEGQMGNSEVGHLNLGAGRVVPQDLVRINQTIARDQFIALPAFAAVCAAVVRADSTLHLAGLLGWGGVHAIDGHLRAAIDAAIRLGVPRIAIHGFLDGRDSPPNSGIEVVAGLQQDMAKFGGGRTVLASLVGRYFAMDRDRRWERLKLAYDAMVHGVGLHVADPLAAVREAYDRGETDEFIKPLVMTANGAPVATLRNGDGIFFVNYRSDRMRQLVGALCIPSFDGFDVSDRPQLTAATMTQYDQTFPIPSAFPPFSMAKILAETLSEIGRTQFRTAETEKYPHVTYFFNGGNEVPWAGEERELVPSQKVATYDLAPEMSAAGIAEVLCRALGRREHDFFLANFANADMVGHTGVIPAVIKAVETVDHALTQVLAAADAVGARVLVTADHGNAEMMIDPVTGGPHTAHTTNLVPFLTVGHDAPLRAAGGALCDVAPTILGLLGIDQPAEMTGRSLLLA, from the coding sequence ATGTCAAACGCCCGCAAGCAGTCCGCGCCCGTGGTGCTGGTCGTCCTTGACGGCTGGGGATGGCGCGAGGAGACCTACGGCAACGCGATCGCGATGGCGAACACCCCGACCTGGGATCGCCTCGTGGCCCGCGCCCCGCGCACCTTGCTGAATGCCAGCGGCCTCGCCGTCGGGCTCCCCGAAGGGCAGATGGGGAACAGCGAAGTCGGCCACCTGAACCTCGGGGCCGGCCGGGTCGTCCCTCAGGATCTCGTCCGGATCAACCAGACCATCGCCCGCGACCAGTTCATCGCCCTCCCGGCCTTCGCCGCGGTCTGCGCGGCCGTGGTTCGCGCCGACAGCACCCTGCACCTGGCTGGCCTGCTGGGCTGGGGCGGAGTCCACGCGATCGATGGCCACCTGCGGGCCGCCATCGATGCCGCCATCCGCCTCGGCGTCCCCCGCATCGCCATCCACGGATTCCTCGACGGCCGCGACTCTCCCCCGAATTCGGGCATCGAGGTGGTGGCGGGGTTGCAGCAGGACATGGCGAAGTTCGGTGGCGGGCGCACCGTCCTGGCCTCATTGGTTGGCCGCTACTTCGCCATGGACCGCGATCGACGCTGGGAACGGCTGAAGCTGGCGTACGATGCCATGGTGCATGGTGTCGGACTCCACGTCGCCGATCCGCTCGCGGCGGTGCGCGAGGCGTATGACCGCGGCGAGACTGACGAGTTCATCAAGCCGCTGGTGATGACCGCGAACGGCGCACCGGTCGCGACGCTCCGGAATGGCGACGGGATCTTCTTCGTCAACTATCGCTCCGATCGGATGCGCCAGCTCGTCGGTGCGCTCTGCATCCCGAGCTTTGATGGCTTCGACGTTTCCGATCGGCCGCAGCTGACCGCTGCCACGATGACGCAGTACGACCAGACATTCCCGATTCCCTCCGCCTTTCCACCGTTTTCGATGGCGAAGATTCTCGCGGAGACGTTGAGCGAGATCGGGCGCACGCAATTCCGCACCGCCGAGACCGAGAAGTACCCGCACGTCACCTACTTCTTCAACGGCGGCAATGAAGTGCCCTGGGCCGGGGAAGAGCGCGAGCTGGTTCCGTCGCAGAAGGTGGCGACCTACGACCTCGCCCCGGAAATGAGCGCCGCCGGCATTGCCGAGGTGCTCTGCCGCGCCCTGGGTCGTCGCGAGCACGACTTCTTCCTCGCGAACTTCGCCAACGCCGACATGGTCGGGCATACCGGGGTGATCCCCGCCGTGATCAAGGCCGTCGAAACGGTCGATCATGCGTTGACGCAGGTGCTGGCGGCGGCCGACGCGGTGGGCGCCCGAGTCCTGGTCACTGCCGACCACGGCAATGCCGAGATGATGATCGACCCGGTCACCGGGGGGCCGCACACGGCCCACACGACCAACCTCGTTCCGTTCCTGACCGTCGGGCACGACGCCCCGCTCCGCGCCGCAGGTGGCGCGCTCTGCGACGTGGCGCCTACCATTCTCGGATTGCTCGGCATCGACCAGCCCGCCGAGATGACCGGCCGATCCCTTCTGCTCGCCTGA
- the guaB gene encoding IMP dehydrogenase: protein MSRIRSTPGLTFDDVLLVPRHSLVHPRQVSTATRFTRAIPLHIPLLSAAMDTVTESEMAMAMARAGGIGVIHKNMSIDRQAAEVDRVKRSESGMILNPITLGPDRPIREAHALMRRFKISGVPIVDGDGRLIGIITNRDLQFERALDRPIAEAMTRDGLVTAPIGTTLDEAEAILARHRIEKLPVVDGTGVLKGLITVKDIFKRRDHPDANKDSHGRLRVAAAVGAGAEAMVRARALLDAGADVIVVDSAHGHSEGVLETIAALRDAYPDAQLVGGNVATEAGARALVERGVDGIKVGIGPGSICTTRVVTGVGVPQITAIIDAVRGAGDVPVIADGGIKYSGDVVKALAAGAASVMMGSMLAGTEESPGESILAEGRRFKMIRGMGSLSAMQDGSADRYFQEGEVSASKMVPEGIEGRVPYKGPVADVLFQMVGGLRSGMGYCGVGDIVTLCSETEFIQITSAGLRESHPHDVTITREAPNYQK, encoded by the coding sequence GTGAGCCGCATCCGCTCGACCCCAGGCCTGACGTTCGACGACGTCCTGCTGGTCCCGCGCCACTCGCTGGTGCACCCGCGGCAGGTCTCGACCGCCACCCGTTTCACCCGCGCGATCCCCCTCCACATCCCGCTCCTCTCCGCCGCGATGGATACCGTCACGGAATCCGAGATGGCGATGGCGATGGCGCGCGCGGGCGGAATCGGCGTGATCCACAAGAACATGTCGATCGATCGACAGGCTGCGGAGGTGGACCGCGTCAAGCGCAGCGAGAGCGGGATGATCCTCAACCCGATCACGCTCGGGCCCGATCGTCCGATCCGCGAGGCGCACGCGCTGATGCGGCGCTTCAAGATCTCCGGCGTGCCGATTGTCGATGGCGACGGCCGCCTGATCGGCATCATCACCAATCGCGACCTTCAGTTCGAGCGGGCGCTCGATCGGCCGATCGCCGAGGCCATGACGCGCGACGGGCTGGTGACGGCGCCGATCGGCACCACGCTTGATGAAGCCGAGGCCATCCTGGCGCGGCACCGGATCGAAAAGCTGCCGGTCGTCGATGGGACCGGCGTGCTCAAGGGCCTGATCACCGTCAAGGACATCTTCAAGCGGCGCGATCACCCCGACGCCAACAAGGACAGCCATGGGCGCCTGCGCGTCGCCGCCGCGGTTGGCGCGGGTGCAGAGGCGATGGTCCGTGCGCGCGCGCTGCTCGACGCCGGCGCCGACGTGATCGTGGTCGATTCGGCCCACGGTCACTCGGAGGGTGTGCTCGAGACCATCGCTGCGCTGCGCGACGCCTATCCCGACGCCCAGCTCGTCGGCGGCAACGTTGCGACGGAAGCGGGCGCCCGGGCGCTGGTGGAGCGCGGTGTCGATGGCATCAAGGTCGGCATCGGCCCGGGCTCGATCTGCACCACGCGCGTCGTCACCGGCGTCGGCGTGCCGCAGATCACGGCGATCATCGATGCAGTGCGCGGCGCGGGTGACGTGCCGGTCATCGCCGATGGCGGCATCAAGTATTCGGGCGATGTGGTGAAGGCACTCGCCGCCGGCGCGGCCTCCGTCATGATGGGCTCGATGCTCGCCGGCACCGAAGAGAGTCCGGGCGAGAGCATCCTCGCGGAGGGGCGCCGTTTCAAGATGATCCGCGGCATGGGCTCGCTCTCCGCCATGCAGGATGGCTCCGCCGATCGCTACTTCCAGGAAGGCGAGGTCTCGGCCTCGAAGATGGTCCCCGAGGGGATCGAGGGGCGGGTCCCCTACAAGGGTCCGGTCGCCGACGTCCTGTTCCAGATGGTCGGCGGGTTGCGGAGCGGGATGGGGTACTGCGGCGTCGGCGACATCGTCACGCTCTGCAGCGAGACCGAGTTCATCCAGATCACCTCGGCCGGCCTGCGCGAGTCGCACCCGCACGACGTGACCATCACGCGAGAAGCACCCAACTACCAGAAGTAG
- a CDS encoding sodium:calcium symporter, whose translation MAETVQREQWGSRIGLILAMAGNAVGLGNFLRFPRQAVDNGGGTFMIPYFIAFLLVGIPLMWIEWGVGRYGGVRGQGSTPGMFDALWKNPVAKYLGVLGLFMPIIVLIYYCYIESWTLAWTFFSATGQTQGLDQAGMASFFKSYVDLQNGTVHGFWVPFGFFFATVAVNFWVVSKGLTAGIEKLAKIGMPILFIFAAILVVRVLTLDPVTITHDGITTTQGPMDGLRFMYTPDWSALGSPKVWLAATGQIFFTLSVGMGSLQAYASYLTKKDDLTLSGIATAATNETAEVVLGGSLAIPAVVTFFGVAGAVAVAKGGSFDLGFISMPLVFNNLPGGPVVAAIAGVMWFGLLFFAGITSSVSMATPALAFIEENFGWTRKRSAWTLAAVAVLLGCLHIVYNTRGFLDEWDYWAGTFGLVILALVETVIFVWIFGPDNAWKELHEGAAWQIPKFYKPIITYVTPLFLIIMMLWWTVQDAIPTLMMTGVPAENVPIKWASRGLMLLILVFELWLIKKAWAKKALKGGTA comes from the coding sequence GTGGCTGAAACCGTGCAACGCGAGCAATGGGGCTCGCGCATCGGCCTGATCCTCGCCATGGCAGGCAATGCCGTCGGGCTCGGCAACTTCCTCCGCTTCCCGCGCCAGGCGGTCGACAACGGCGGCGGGACGTTCATGATCCCGTACTTCATCGCCTTCCTGCTCGTCGGCATCCCGCTGATGTGGATCGAGTGGGGTGTCGGTCGGTACGGCGGCGTGCGCGGACAGGGAAGCACTCCGGGGATGTTCGACGCCCTCTGGAAGAACCCGGTCGCCAAGTATCTCGGCGTCCTCGGCCTCTTCATGCCGATCATCGTGCTGATCTACTACTGCTACATCGAGTCGTGGACGCTGGCGTGGACCTTCTTCTCGGCCACGGGCCAGACGCAGGGGCTCGACCAGGCCGGGATGGCCTCGTTCTTCAAGTCGTACGTTGACCTGCAGAATGGCACCGTGCACGGCTTCTGGGTGCCGTTCGGCTTCTTCTTCGCCACGGTGGCGGTGAACTTCTGGGTCGTCAGCAAGGGTCTCACGGCGGGCATCGAGAAGCTGGCGAAGATCGGCATGCCGATCCTCTTCATCTTTGCCGCGATCCTCGTGGTCCGCGTGCTGACGCTCGATCCGGTCACCATCACCCACGATGGCATCACCACGACGCAGGGACCGATGGACGGCCTGCGCTTCATGTACACGCCGGACTGGTCGGCGCTCGGGTCGCCGAAGGTGTGGCTCGCCGCGACGGGGCAGATCTTCTTCACCCTCTCGGTCGGCATGGGTTCGCTGCAGGCCTACGCGTCGTACCTCACCAAGAAGGACGACCTCACCCTCTCCGGCATCGCGACGGCCGCGACGAACGAGACGGCCGAAGTCGTGCTCGGTGGGTCGCTGGCGATTCCGGCGGTGGTGACGTTCTTCGGTGTGGCGGGTGCGGTGGCGGTGGCGAAGGGTGGCTCGTTCGACCTCGGCTTCATCTCGATGCCGCTGGTGTTCAATAACCTCCCGGGCGGGCCGGTGGTGGCCGCGATCGCTGGCGTGATGTGGTTCGGCCTCCTCTTCTTCGCCGGCATCACCTCGTCGGTATCGATGGCGACGCCGGCGCTGGCGTTCATCGAGGAGAACTTCGGCTGGACGCGGAAGCGGAGCGCCTGGACGCTCGCCGCAGTGGCTGTGCTTCTCGGCTGTCTGCACATCGTCTACAACACGCGTGGCTTCCTCGACGAGTGGGACTACTGGGCCGGCACCTTCGGCCTCGTGATCCTCGCGCTGGTCGAGACGGTCATCTTCGTCTGGATCTTCGGGCCGGACAACGCCTGGAAGGAGCTCCACGAGGGCGCCGCCTGGCAGATTCCGAAGTTCTACAAGCCGATCATCACCTACGTGACGCCGCTCTTCCTGATCATCATGATGCTCTGGTGGACGGTGCAGGACGCGATTCCCACGCTGATGATGACCGGTGTGCCGGCCGAGAATGTCCCGATCAAGTGGGCGTCGCGCGGCCTGATGCTGCTGATCCTCGTCTTCGAGCTCTGGCTGATCAAGAAGGCCTGGGCGAAGAAGGCCCTCAAGGGAGGGACCGCCTGA
- a CDS encoding amino acid permease, producing MSLFRTKSLTALLPEDGEPTLKRSLTASNLVLLGIGAIIGAGIFVLTGTAAAQYAGPAVVISFIIAGLGCLFAGLCYAEFASMIPVAGSAYTYGYATLGELVAWIIGWDLILEYLFAASTVAVGWSGYFTAFLSSVGLHIPAAFAGAPFSVEGTHTLVRSQLCVDPATGGVAVDAVTRTAVAIGSCVSSGFEVHQGIINLPAMVLVLMVTALLVIGMKESARFNNIIVFVKLAIVFLVIAFGIKYVNTANWHPFIPPNTGETGHFGWSGILRGAGVIFFAYIGFDAVSTAAQEAKNPQRDLPIGILGSLAVCTVLYIAMALVMTGMAHYSELNVSHPVFVAIQKAGPALAWLGFLVNVGAIAGLASVVLVMLMGQPRIFYAMSRDGLLPKVFGKVHPKYGTPWIATIITGVVAAAVAGMFPIALLGELVSIGTLLAFVIVCGGIWVLRVRRPELERPFRTPWVPLVPMLGIAVCGYMMYGLPIDTWIRLGVWMALGLLIYFGYGIRHSRLRDS from the coding sequence GTGAGCCTGTTTCGCACCAAGTCGCTCACCGCCCTCCTCCCGGAGGACGGTGAGCCGACCCTCAAGCGGTCGCTCACGGCGTCCAATCTCGTGCTCCTCGGGATTGGCGCCATCATCGGCGCGGGAATTTTCGTGCTGACCGGCACGGCGGCCGCCCAATACGCCGGGCCGGCCGTCGTGATCTCGTTCATCATTGCCGGACTCGGCTGTCTCTTTGCCGGACTCTGCTACGCCGAGTTCGCCTCGATGATTCCGGTGGCCGGGTCGGCGTACACGTACGGTTACGCGACCCTTGGTGAACTGGTCGCCTGGATCATCGGCTGGGACCTGATCCTCGAATACCTCTTCGCCGCGTCGACCGTGGCCGTGGGTTGGTCGGGGTACTTCACCGCGTTCCTGTCGTCGGTCGGCCTGCACATCCCGGCCGCCTTCGCCGGGGCACCGTTCTCGGTCGAGGGGACGCACACGCTGGTGCGCTCGCAGTTGTGCGTGGACCCAGCCACGGGCGGCGTCGCCGTCGATGCCGTGACGCGCACCGCGGTCGCGATCGGCAGCTGCGTCTCGAGCGGCTTCGAAGTGCATCAGGGCATCATCAATCTCCCCGCAATGGTGCTGGTACTGATGGTCACGGCGTTGCTGGTGATCGGGATGAAGGAATCGGCCCGCTTCAACAACATCATCGTCTTCGTCAAGTTGGCGATCGTCTTCCTGGTGATTGCCTTCGGCATCAAGTACGTCAACACCGCCAACTGGCATCCGTTCATCCCGCCCAACACCGGCGAGACCGGTCACTTCGGCTGGAGCGGCATCCTCCGCGGTGCCGGCGTGATCTTCTTCGCCTACATCGGCTTCGATGCCGTCTCGACCGCGGCGCAGGAAGCGAAGAACCCCCAGCGCGATCTCCCGATCGGGATTCTCGGGTCGCTCGCGGTCTGCACCGTCCTCTACATCGCCATGGCACTGGTGATGACCGGGATGGCGCACTACAGCGAGCTCAACGTCTCGCACCCGGTCTTCGTCGCCATCCAGAAGGCAGGCCCGGCACTCGCCTGGCTCGGCTTCCTGGTGAACGTCGGCGCCATTGCCGGCCTCGCCTCGGTGGTGCTGGTGATGCTCATGGGTCAGCCGCGCATCTTCTACGCGATGTCGCGCGACGGTCTCCTGCCGAAGGTCTTCGGCAAGGTGCACCCGAAGTACGGCACGCCGTGGATCGCCACCATCATCACGGGTGTGGTCGCCGCCGCGGTGGCGGGGATGTTCCCGATCGCCCTCCTGGGCGAGCTCGTGTCGATCGGCACGTTGCTGGCGTTCGTGATTGTCTGTGGCGGCATCTGGGTGCTGCGCGTCCGGCGACCGGAGCTTGAGCGCCCCTTCCGGACGCCGTGGGTGCCGCTGGTGCCGATGCTTGGCATAGCCGTGTGCGGCTACATGATGTACGGCCTGCCAATCGATACCTGGATCCGGCTCGGGGTGTGGATGGCCCTGGGTCTCCTGATCTACTTCGGCTACGGCATCCGTCACTCGCGGTTGCGGGACTCCTGA
- a CDS encoding bifunctional oligoribonuclease/PAP phosphatase NrnA, which translates to MTSATPNTITSSAAALEVAALWRPGMRLCLTTHVNPDGDGLGSEVAMVHLLRGLGVDAIITNPTATPDRFAFLFADLPGVDKSDKAVKELRRADAILVLDIADLSRLGILAETVRERGVPVGCIDHHVSKGDLPAGPRYVDPTAAATGELIHRLATELGWTITPEAARAMYVALVTDTGGFRFSNTKPATLRAAAALLECGVDTEQTYLDIYASAPIGRPRLLAEVLQTLVVEEESGLAWVTVPPGALERHDVDPDDLDGIVEHARSVKGVRLALLFREMSGGRVKVSLRSVGKVDVAALARQFGGGGHTKAAGVAIAGTLSDVQETILAASRAYLLGTPAAVGGL; encoded by the coding sequence ATGACTTCAGCGACCCCCAACACGATCACGTCCAGCGCCGCTGCCCTCGAGGTGGCGGCGCTGTGGCGTCCCGGCATGCGTCTCTGCCTGACGACCCACGTGAATCCCGACGGCGACGGCCTCGGCAGCGAGGTGGCGATGGTCCACCTCCTCCGCGGCCTCGGCGTCGACGCCATCATCACCAACCCGACCGCCACGCCGGATCGCTTTGCGTTCCTCTTTGCGGACCTTCCCGGCGTCGACAAGAGCGACAAGGCCGTGAAGGAGTTGCGGCGCGCCGATGCGATCCTCGTCCTCGACATCGCCGATCTCTCGCGCCTCGGCATCCTCGCCGAGACGGTGCGCGAGCGCGGCGTGCCGGTGGGCTGCATCGACCACCACGTCAGCAAGGGCGACCTCCCCGCCGGGCCGCGCTACGTCGATCCGACCGCCGCGGCGACCGGCGAGCTGATCCATCGCCTCGCCACCGAGCTCGGTTGGACCATCACCCCCGAAGCCGCGCGCGCGATGTATGTCGCGTTGGTGACCGACACCGGCGGCTTCCGCTTCTCGAATACCAAGCCGGCCACGCTGCGCGCTGCCGCCGCGCTGCTCGAGTGCGGCGTCGACACCGAGCAGACCTATCTCGACATCTATGCCTCGGCACCGATCGGCCGGCCGCGGCTGCTCGCCGAGGTGCTGCAGACGCTGGTGGTCGAGGAGGAGAGCGGATTGGCGTGGGTCACGGTGCCGCCGGGGGCGTTGGAGCGGCACGACGTCGACCCCGACGACCTCGACGGGATCGTCGAGCACGCCCGCTCGGTGAAGGGGGTGCGGCTGGCGCTGCTCTTCCGCGAGATGTCCGGGGGGCGGGTCAAGGTCTCGCTCCGGAGCGTCGGGAAGGTCGACGTGGCCGCGCTGGCCCGCCAGTTCGGCGGAGGCGGCCATACCAAGGCGGCCGGGGTCGCCATCGCCGGAACGCTGAGCGACGTCCAGGAGACCATCCTCGCGGCCTCACGTGCCTATCTTCTCGGCACGCCGGCGGCCGTGGGCGGGTTGTAG
- a CDS encoding NifU family protein, with product MDIVERIEEALEGIRPYIASHKGSVEVVDFDPVEGHLLLRMGGTCQGCAAATITLKHGIETRLKQSVPEVRTVEAV from the coding sequence GTGGACATCGTGGAACGGATCGAGGAGGCCCTCGAGGGCATCCGGCCTTACATCGCCTCCCACAAGGGGTCGGTCGAGGTGGTCGACTTCGATCCGGTGGAGGGGCATCTGCTGCTGCGCATGGGCGGCACCTGTCAGGGCTGCGCCGCGGCCACCATCACCCTCAAGCATGGCATCGAGACGCGCCTCAAGCAGTCGGTCCCCGAGGTCCGCACGGTCGAGGCAGTCTGA
- a CDS encoding Mrp/NBP35 family ATP-binding protein, with amino-acid sequence MSITQADEVRAVLDQVQNPRTGKGLVASGMIHDLTVDAATKEASFTFMLRRDDPATLVRHARQALGNAGYPQPKIKVTDPAGPAPTTHQPPQSAAAGVPAPTPMEVPGIAKVIAVSSGKGGVGKSTVAVNVAIALAERGFKVGIMDADFYGPNLPRMIGVYERPMVENSRIIPLDAYGVKLMSIGFLVDRDAPAIWRGPIITKIIHQFLHDVAWGELDYLIVDMPPGTGDAQLSLVQQVLVSGAVIVTTPQEVAVGDALRGAKMFEKVNVPVLGVVENMSGFLDPVTGMRHDLFGKGGGARLADEIMAPLLGEVPLQPGLVEAADAGRPIMVDAPTSAAAVMLREIADRIHDRAGEVGVVMPILE; translated from the coding sequence ATGAGCATCACGCAGGCAGACGAAGTCCGCGCAGTCCTCGACCAGGTGCAGAACCCCCGCACCGGGAAAGGACTCGTCGCGTCCGGGATGATCCACGACCTCACCGTCGACGCCGCCACCAAGGAGGCGTCGTTCACCTTCATGCTGCGCCGCGACGACCCCGCCACGCTGGTGCGCCATGCGCGTCAGGCGCTCGGCAACGCCGGCTATCCGCAGCCGAAGATCAAGGTGACCGATCCGGCCGGCCCTGCGCCGACCACGCACCAGCCGCCACAGAGCGCGGCCGCCGGTGTGCCGGCCCCGACGCCGATGGAAGTGCCGGGGATCGCCAAGGTGATCGCGGTGTCGTCAGGGAAGGGTGGCGTCGGCAAGTCGACTGTCGCCGTGAACGTGGCGATCGCCCTCGCCGAGCGCGGCTTCAAGGTCGGCATCATGGACGCCGACTTCTACGGCCCGAATCTCCCGCGGATGATCGGCGTCTACGAACGGCCGATGGTCGAGAACAGCCGCATCATCCCGCTCGATGCCTATGGCGTCAAGCTGATGTCGATCGGCTTCCTCGTCGACCGCGATGCGCCCGCCATCTGGCGCGGCCCGATCATCACCAAGATCATCCACCAGTTCCTGCACGATGTGGCGTGGGGCGAGCTCGACTACCTGATCGTCGACATGCCGCCGGGCACCGGCGACGCGCAGCTCTCGCTGGTGCAGCAGGTGCTGGTGAGTGGCGCGGTGATCGTCACGACGCCACAGGAAGTGGCCGTCGGCGACGCGCTCCGTGGCGCCAAGATGTTCGAGAAGGTCAACGTGCCGGTGCTGGGTGTCGTCGAGAACATGAGCGGCTTCCTCGATCCGGTCACCGGGATGCGGCACGACCTCTTCGGCAAGGGCGGCGGTGCGCGCCTCGCCGACGAGATCATGGCCCCGCTGCTGGGCGAAGTGCCGCTGCAGCCTGGCCTTGTCGAGGCCGCCGATGCCGGCCGGCCGATCATGGTGGACGCACCGACCTCAGCCGCCGCCGTGATGCTGCGCGAAATTGCCGACCGGATCCATGATCGGGCCGGCGAAGTTGGGGTGGTGATGCCGATCCTGGAATGA